In Rhodovulum sulfidophilum DSM 1374, the following are encoded in one genomic region:
- a CDS encoding M16 family metallopeptidase → MIRAVFSSLAFVLLAALPLRAEVDIQEVTSPGGIHAWLVESHEVPFVSLEIRFQGGASLDAPGKRGAINLMTGLLEEGAGEMDARAFARERDALAASYRFDVGADSLAVSAQMLTENRDEAVGLLRQALVAPRFDEEAIERVRAQVISGIRSDATDPNAIAGETFDRMVFGDHPYATPISGTEDSVNALTRDDLVAARDRVIARDRLFVAAAGDISAEDLGKLLDALLGDLPETGAPMPGPAPLNLEGGVTVVPFDTPQSVATFGQRGLDRDDPDFFAAFVMNQILGGGGFGARLMEEVRVKRGLTYGVYSYLMPMDHAALIMGGVASGNDKIAEAVEVIRAEWARMAEAGATQEELDKVKTYLTGAYPLRFDGNAPIARILVGMQMEGLTPDYVKTRNDRIRAVTLDDVRQVAAELLDPAHLQFVVVGQPQGLRTTN, encoded by the coding sequence ATGATCCGCGCCGTCTTCAGCAGCCTTGCCTTCGTCCTTCTCGCAGCGCTGCCGCTGCGGGCCGAGGTCGATATCCAGGAGGTCACCTCGCCCGGCGGCATCCATGCCTGGCTGGTCGAAAGCCACGAGGTGCCCTTCGTCTCGCTCGAGATCCGCTTCCAGGGCGGGGCGAGCCTAGACGCGCCGGGCAAGCGCGGCGCCATCAACCTGATGACCGGGCTGCTCGAGGAAGGGGCGGGCGAGATGGATGCCCGCGCCTTCGCGCGCGAACGCGATGCGCTGGCGGCCAGCTACCGCTTCGATGTGGGCGCGGATTCGCTGGCGGTCTCGGCGCAGATGCTGACCGAGAACCGCGACGAGGCGGTCGGGCTTCTGCGCCAGGCGCTGGTCGCGCCGCGTTTCGACGAGGAGGCCATCGAGCGGGTGCGGGCGCAGGTGATCTCGGGCATCCGCTCGGATGCGACCGATCCCAATGCCATCGCGGGCGAGACCTTCGACCGCATGGTCTTCGGCGATCACCCTTATGCCACCCCGATCAGCGGCACCGAGGACAGCGTGAATGCCCTGACCCGCGACGATCTGGTCGCGGCCCGCGACCGGGTAATCGCCCGCGACCGGCTGTTCGTGGCCGCCGCCGGCGACATCTCGGCCGAGGATCTGGGCAAGCTGCTCGATGCGCTTCTTGGCGATCTGCCCGAGACCGGCGCGCCGATGCCGGGGCCCGCGCCCCTGAACCTCGAGGGCGGCGTCACGGTGGTGCCCTTCGACACGCCGCAATCGGTCGCGACCTTCGGCCAGCGCGGGCTCGACCGCGACGATCCCGACTTCTTCGCCGCCTTCGTGATGAACCAGATCCTCGGCGGCGGCGGCTTCGGCGCCCGGCTGATGGAAGAGGTCCGGGTCAAGCGCGGGCTGACCTATGGCGTCTATTCCTACCTGATGCCGATGGATCATGCCGCGCTGATCATGGGCGGGGTGGCCTCGGGCAATGACAAGATCGCCGAGGCGGTCGAGGTGATCCGGGCCGAATGGGCGCGGATGGCCGAGGCGGGCGCGACCCAGGAGGAGCTCGACAAGGTCAAGACCTACCTGACCGGCGCCTATCCGCTGCGCTTCGACGGCAATGCCCCGATCGCGCGCATTCTCGTCGGCATGCAGATGGAGGGGCTGACGCCCGATTACGTCAAGACCCGCAACGACAGGATCCGCGCGGTGACGCTTGACGATGTCCGCCAGGTGGCGGCCGAATTGCTCGATCCGGCGCATCTGCAATTCGTCGTGGTGGGCCAGCCGCAGGGGCTTCGGACCACCAACTGA
- a CDS encoding DUF1365 domain-containing protein yields MTAVVEHIRGKTFHQRRGRVAHKLAHTVDYVLFDAEAQELKAPGWFGRVPGKPMAVLDSDHGGPKGQGRGAAWVREVLKARDLFAIRGKIELMTLPRVLGHEFNPVSFWLCHDTEDQLRAVIAEVNNTFGDRHCYLCCHPDQRPIEPSDILTATKILHVSPFLPIAGGYRFRFDIRPDKVGIWIDYSADAEEGLYATLTGPRRPLSRWSMLKSALRRPFGSRRVLVLIHWHALVLFLKGAKYRARPEPPAEELS; encoded by the coding sequence ATGACGGCAGTTGTAGAGCATATCCGGGGCAAGACCTTTCACCAGCGGCGCGGCCGGGTCGCGCACAAGCTGGCCCATACGGTCGATTACGTGCTGTTCGACGCCGAGGCGCAGGAGCTGAAGGCGCCGGGCTGGTTCGGACGGGTGCCCGGCAAGCCGATGGCGGTGCTCGACAGCGATCATGGCGGTCCCAAGGGCCAGGGCCGGGGCGCGGCCTGGGTGCGCGAGGTGCTGAAGGCGCGCGATCTGTTCGCGATCCGCGGCAAGATCGAGCTGATGACCCTGCCGCGGGTGCTGGGCCATGAATTCAACCCGGTCAGCTTCTGGCTGTGTCACGATACCGAGGATCAGCTGCGCGCGGTGATCGCCGAGGTCAACAACACCTTCGGCGACCGGCATTGCTATCTGTGCTGTCATCCCGACCAGCGCCCGATCGAGCCCTCGGACATCCTGACCGCGACCAAGATCCTGCATGTCTCGCCATTCCTGCCGATTGCCGGGGGCTACCGCTTCCGCTTCGACATCCGGCCCGACAAGGTGGGGATCTGGATCGACTATTCCGCCGATGCCGAAGAGGGGCTTTACGCGACCCTGACCGGCCCGCGGCGGCCGCTCAGCCGCTGGTCGATGCTGAAAAGCGCGCTGCGCCGGCCGTTCGGGTCGCGCCGGGTGCTGGTGCTGATCCACTGGCATGCGCTTGTGCTGTTCCTGAAAGGGGCGAAATACCGGGCCCGGCCCGAACCGCCCGCCGAAGAGCTGAGCTGA
- a CDS encoding ChrR family anti-sigma-E factor: MTTRITHHLNDALLMSYAAGSLPEAFSLVVATHVSLCDECRARLAGFEAVGGAVLEAEEPAAAMAEDSLAATLRRIAAMPGETHVTAPEPDAAADPVFPMPLRDYVGGDAQDVHWRALGGGVRQAVLPTEKDATVRLLYIPAGMAMPDHGHGGMELTMVLQGAFEDAGGRYGRGDVEVAGEDLDHTPVAAPGPDCICLAATDAPLKFRGILPRLAQPFIGI, from the coding sequence ATGACCACGCGCATCACCCATCACCTGAACGACGCCCTGCTGATGTCCTATGCCGCGGGCAGCCTGCCCGAGGCCTTCTCGCTGGTCGTCGCGACCCATGTCTCGCTTTGCGACGAGTGCCGGGCCCGGCTGGCCGGGTTCGAGGCGGTGGGCGGCGCGGTGCTGGAGGCCGAGGAACCGGCCGCCGCCATGGCCGAGGACAGCCTTGCCGCCACGCTTCGGCGGATCGCGGCCATGCCCGGGGAAACGCACGTAACGGCGCCCGAGCCCGACGCTGCGGCGGATCCGGTCTTCCCGATGCCGCTGCGCGACTATGTCGGCGGCGATGCGCAGGACGTCCATTGGCGCGCGCTCGGCGGCGGGGTGCGGCAGGCGGTGCTGCCCACCGAAAAGGATGCCACCGTCCGGCTGCTCTACATCCCGGCCGGAATGGCGATGCCCGATCACGGCCATGGCGGGATGGAGCTGACGATGGTGCTGCAGGGCGCCTTCGAGGATGCCGGCGGGCGCTACGGGCGCGGCGATGTCGAGGTCGCGGGCGAGGATCTCGACCATACCCCGGTCGCGGCGCCGGGCCCCGATTGCATCTGCCTCGCCGCCACCGATGCCCCGCTGAAATTCCGCGGCATCCTGCCGCGCCTGGCCCAGCCCTTCATCGGGATCTGA
- a CDS encoding M16 family metallopeptidase, with translation MPIRLAVLALIATAGIARAEKVTDFTLQNGMEVVVIEDHRAPVVVQMVWYKVGAADEPPGKSGIAHFLEHLMFKGTDAVGPGDFSKIVEENGGSDNAFTSWDYTAYFQRVAADRLDLMMQIEADRMTGLKLSEEDVATERNVILEERNQRTENDPGALFSEQRRAAQYLNHPYGIPIIGWRHEMEGLSRADALSYYRTYYAPNNAVLVVAGDVEPDAVKEMAEAHYGPLAPSETLPPRLRPQEPPQLAARHLTYDDPRVAQPYVIRTYLAPERDPGDQKQAAALTYLAEILGGSGTNSVLSDKLQFDSRTAIYSSAFYNGLSLDKTTFGFVVMPAEGVSLGEAEAGLDRALAEFLDQGVDPALFESIKTQLRASEIYARDNIQGLARRYGAALAVGMSVEDVQSWPEVLQEVTPEDVMEAARAVLDPRTSVTGWLETPPGVAPSDAPATIPTGSQEVTQ, from the coding sequence ATGCCGATCCGGCTGGCCGTCCTGGCCCTGATCGCGACGGCCGGGATTGCCCGTGCCGAAAAGGTGACCGATTTCACGCTGCAGAATGGCATGGAGGTGGTGGTGATCGAGGATCACCGCGCCCCGGTCGTGGTGCAGATGGTCTGGTACAAGGTCGGTGCCGCCGACGAACCGCCCGGCAAGTCCGGGATCGCGCATTTCCTGGAACATCTGATGTTCAAGGGCACCGATGCGGTCGGCCCGGGCGATTTCTCGAAGATCGTCGAGGAAAACGGCGGGTCCGACAACGCCTTCACCTCCTGGGATTACACCGCCTATTTCCAGCGTGTCGCCGCCGACCGGCTGGATCTGATGATGCAGATCGAGGCCGACCGGATGACCGGCCTCAAGCTCTCGGAAGAGGATGTCGCGACCGAACGCAACGTGATCCTCGAGGAACGCAACCAGCGCACCGAGAACGACCCCGGCGCGCTGTTTTCCGAACAGCGCCGCGCCGCGCAGTATCTGAACCACCCTTACGGCATCCCGATCATCGGTTGGCGCCACGAGATGGAGGGGCTGAGCCGGGCCGATGCGCTGTCCTATTACCGCACCTATTACGCGCCCAACAACGCGGTGCTGGTGGTCGCGGGCGATGTCGAGCCCGACGCGGTCAAGGAGATGGCCGAAGCCCATTACGGCCCACTGGCGCCCTCCGAAACCCTGCCGCCCCGCCTGCGCCCGCAGGAGCCGCCGCAACTGGCCGCCCGGCATCTGACCTATGACGATCCGCGCGTCGCCCAGCCCTATGTGATCCGCACCTATCTGGCGCCCGAACGCGACCCGGGCGACCAGAAACAGGCCGCCGCGCTGACCTACCTGGCCGAGATCCTCGGCGGTTCGGGCACCAATTCGGTGCTCAGCGACAAGCTGCAATTCGACAGCCGCACCGCGATCTACAGCTCGGCCTTCTATAACGGGCTGTCGCTCGACAAGACCACCTTCGGCTTCGTGGTGATGCCCGCCGAGGGCGTGTCGCTGGGCGAGGCCGAGGCCGGGCTCGACCGCGCGCTGGCGGAATTCCTCGACCAGGGCGTCGATCCGGCGCTGTTCGAAAGCATCAAGACCCAGCTGCGCGCCTCGGAAATCTATGCCCGCGACAATATCCAGGGGCTGGCCCGGCGCTATGGCGCGGCGCTCGCGGTCGGCATGAGCGTCGAGGATGTGCAATCCTGGCCCGAGGTCCTGCAGGAGGTCACGCCCGAGGACGTGATGGAGGCCGCGCGTGCCGTGCTCGACCCGCGGACCTCGGTCACCGGCTGGCTCGAAACCCCGCCCGGCGTCGCGCCCTCCGACGCGCCCGCCACGATTCCCACGGGCTCGCAGGAGGTGACCCAATGA
- the mutL gene encoding DNA mismatch repair endonuclease MutL, with translation MTSPAPNIHRDIPRIRQLDEAAINRIAAGEVVERPASAVKELVENAIDAGARRIEVAYAQGGKGLIRVTDDGWGMAAEDLPLALSRHATSKIDGSDLLDIRSFGFRGEALPSLGAVGRLTITSRREGAEAVRIAVTGGAPGPVTPAALNRGTVVELRDLFFATPARLKFLRSDRAEAQAIGDVVRRLSLAEPLVGFTLRDVSDGGEGRVLFRADAGTGDLFDALYGRVISVLGRDFAENALRIEAERDGFALTGFAALPTYSRGAAVAQFFFVNGRPVRDKQLLGALRAAYMDVLSRDRHPAAALFIDCDPHLVDVNVHPAKAEVRFREPGIVRGLIVSALRHALAGAGHRASSTVAGATLGAMRPEPSGPPRVYQMDRPSPRALSMSHAAQAPAMPFEAPSQAPPEAPLAEGFADPSARFEAAEPAPGAEALPLGAARAQLHENYIIAQTERGMVIVDQHAAHERLVYEKLKRQMAERGVAAQALLIPEIVELSEGDIARLMEHDADLTRMGLSVEPFGPGAIAVRETPALLGEVDAGALIRDILDELADQGDSQTLQARLDAILSRVACHGSIRSGRRMRADEMNALLREMEATPLSGQCNHGRPTYVELRLSDIERLFGRT, from the coding sequence ATGACCTCCCCCGCCCCCAACATTCACCGTGATATCCCCAGAATTCGTCAGCTTGACGAGGCCGCCATCAACCGCATCGCTGCGGGCGAGGTGGTCGAGCGTCCGGCCTCGGCCGTCAAGGAGCTGGTCGAGAACGCCATCGATGCCGGCGCGCGACGGATCGAGGTCGCCTATGCCCAGGGTGGCAAGGGGCTGATCCGCGTCACCGACGATGGCTGGGGGATGGCGGCCGAGGATCTGCCGCTGGCGCTGTCGCGCCATGCCACCTCGAAGATCGACGGCTCGGACCTGCTCGACATCCGCAGTTTCGGCTTTCGCGGCGAGGCGCTGCCCTCGCTGGGCGCGGTCGGACGGCTGACCATCACCTCGCGCCGCGAGGGCGCCGAGGCCGTGCGGATCGCGGTGACCGGCGGTGCGCCCGGGCCGGTGACGCCCGCCGCGCTGAACCGCGGAACCGTGGTCGAGCTGCGCGACCTGTTCTTCGCGACGCCCGCGCGGCTCAAGTTCCTGCGCAGCGACCGGGCCGAGGCCCAGGCCATCGGCGATGTGGTCCGGCGGCTGTCGCTGGCCGAGCCGCTGGTGGGCTTCACCCTGCGCGATGTCAGCGATGGCGGCGAGGGGCGGGTGCTGTTCCGCGCCGATGCCGGGACCGGCGATCTGTTCGACGCGCTTTACGGCCGGGTGATCTCGGTCCTGGGCCGCGACTTCGCCGAGAATGCGCTGCGGATCGAGGCCGAGCGCGATGGCTTTGCCCTGACCGGCTTTGCTGCCCTGCCGACCTATTCGCGCGGGGCCGCGGTGGCGCAGTTCTTCTTCGTCAATGGCCGCCCGGTCCGCGACAAGCAGCTGCTGGGGGCGCTGCGCGCGGCCTATATGGACGTGCTCAGCCGCGACCGGCATCCGGCGGCGGCGCTGTTCATCGATTGCGATCCGCATCTGGTCGACGTCAACGTCCATCCCGCCAAGGCCGAGGTCCGCTTCCGCGAGCCGGGCATCGTGCGCGGGCTGATCGTCTCGGCGCTGCGCCATGCGCTGGCCGGGGCCGGGCACCGCGCCTCGAGCACGGTGGCGGGCGCCACGCTGGGCGCGATGCGGCCAGAGCCTTCCGGCCCGCCCCGGGTCTACCAGATGGACCGGCCCTCGCCCCGCGCGCTGAGCATGTCCCATGCCGCCCAGGCCCCCGCCATGCCGTTCGAAGCGCCCTCCCAGGCCCCGCCCGAGGCACCGCTGGCCGAAGGCTTTGCCGATCCCTCGGCGCGGTTCGAGGCGGCCGAGCCCGCCCCCGGGGCCGAGGCGCTGCCGCTGGGCGCGGCGCGGGCGCAGCTGCATGAGAACTACATCATCGCCCAGACCGAGCGCGGCATGGTCATCGTCGATCAGCATGCCGCCCATGAACGGCTGGTCTATGAGAAGCTGAAACGCCAGATGGCCGAGCGGGGCGTCGCGGCGCAGGCGCTGCTGATCCCCGAAATCGTCGAGCTTTCCGAAGGCGACATCGCCCGGCTGATGGAACACGACGCCGATCTGACCCGCATGGGCCTGAGTGTCGAGCCCTTCGGCCCCGGTGCCATCGCGGTGCGCGAGACGCCAGCTCTGCTGGGCGAGGTCGATGCCGGGGCGCTGATCCGCGACATCCTCGACGAACTGGCCGATCAGGGCGACAGCCAGACCCTGCAGGCGCGGCTCGATGCGATCCTCAGCCGGGTGGCCTGCCATGGCTCGATCCGCTCGGGGCGGCGGATGCGCGCCGACGAGATGAACGCGCTGCTGCGCGAGATGGAGGCGACGCCGCTTTCGGGCCAGTGCAATCACGGCCGCCCCACCTATGTCGAGCTGAGGCTGTCCGACATCGAGCGGCTGTTCGGGCGCACATGA
- a CDS encoding DNA recombination protein RmuC → MIEVFGRAHAWDDPMVLAAGGAAALILLVLGLLISAVRRAGRSAEMAAPLIYQMDRLTRRVDQLGEGQQRLAGGLTHVSEAQAASQANMLRLMESRLAEVGEQMNRNLEGASRRTALSLGELQQRLATIDRAQENIEKLSGNVLSLQDILSNKQTRGAFGEIQLADIVGKALPKDSYVLQATLSNGRRADCLIRLPKPPGPIVVDSKFPLEAYEALRRAETQWDRQEAVRAFKTSVRAHIRAISQKYIIAEETADGALMFLPSEAVYAELHANFPDLVRESFEARVWIVSPTTCMATLNTMRAILKDARMRDQAGAIRKTLKLLHRDVELVAERVDRLTTHFGQARADLEGIGLAAERAGKRAARLDNLDFEDLGADQDEMMPRLPGAAE, encoded by the coding sequence ATGATCGAGGTCTTCGGCAGGGCCCATGCCTGGGACGACCCAATGGTGCTGGCGGCCGGTGGGGCGGCAGCGCTGATCCTCCTGGTGCTGGGGCTTCTGATCTCGGCGGTGCGCCGGGCCGGGCGCTCGGCCGAGATGGCCGCGCCGCTGATCTACCAGATGGACCGGCTGACGCGGCGGGTCGATCAGCTGGGCGAGGGGCAGCAGCGGCTGGCGGGCGGGCTGACCCATGTGTCCGAGGCGCAGGCGGCCTCGCAGGCCAACATGCTGCGGCTGATGGAAAGCCGTCTGGCCGAGGTCGGCGAGCAGATGAACCGCAATCTCGAAGGCGCCTCGCGCCGCACCGCGCTGTCGCTGGGCGAATTGCAGCAGCGGCTGGCCACCATCGACCGGGCGCAGGAAAACATCGAGAAGCTGTCGGGCAATGTGCTGTCGCTGCAGGACATCCTGTCGAACAAGCAGACCCGGGGCGCCTTCGGCGAGATCCAGCTGGCCGATATCGTCGGCAAGGCGCTTCCCAAGGACAGCTATGTGCTGCAGGCGACGCTGTCGAACGGGCGGCGCGCCGATTGCCTGATCCGGCTGCCGAAGCCGCCCGGGCCCATCGTGGTCGATTCGAAATTTCCGCTGGAAGCCTATGAGGCGTTGCGCCGGGCCGAGACCCAATGGGACCGGCAGGAGGCCGTGCGCGCCTTCAAGACCTCGGTCCGGGCCCATATCCGGGCGATCTCGCAGAAATACATCATCGCCGAAGAGACCGCCGACGGGGCGCTGATGTTCCTGCCCTCCGAGGCGGTCTATGCCGAGTTGCACGCCAATTTCCCCGACCTCGTGCGCGAGAGCTTCGAGGCGCGGGTCTGGATCGTGTCGCCCACCACCTGCATGGCGACGCTGAACACGATGCGGGCGATCCTCAAGGATGCGCGGATGCGCGATCAGGCCGGGGCGATCCGCAAGACGCTGAAACTGCTGCACCGCGATGTCGAGCTGGTGGCCGAGCGGGTCGACCGGCTGACCACCCATTTCGGCCAGGCCCGCGCCGATCTGGAAGGCATCGGCCTTGCCGCCGAGCGCGCGGGCAAGCGCGCGGCCCGGTTGGACAATCTCGATTTCGAGGATCTCGGCGCCGATCAGGACGAGATGATGCCCCGCCTGCCGGGGGCGGCGGAATAG
- the lspA gene encoding signal peptidase II, translating to MRRLGLVAALVFLIDQVSKVYVVFHMGLALDQRIDVWPPYLTFRMAWNRGVNFGLLAHDADLARWLLIAVSLAISGGVAIWMARGRHRPAARVSAGLLIGGALGNALDRVLYGAVADFLNMSCCGIDNPYAFNIADVAIFAGALGLVLYTGKDKTP from the coding sequence ATGCGGCGGCTTGGGCTTGTCGCGGCGCTGGTCTTCCTGATTGACCAGGTCAGCAAGGTCTATGTGGTCTTCCACATGGGCCTTGCGCTCGATCAGCGCATCGATGTCTGGCCGCCTTATCTGACCTTCCGGATGGCCTGGAACCGGGGGGTCAATTTCGGCCTTCTCGCGCATGATGCCGATCTGGCCCGCTGGCTGCTGATCGCGGTGTCGCTGGCGATCTCTGGCGGCGTCGCGATCTGGATGGCGCGCGGGCGGCACCGCCCGGCGGCGCGGGTCTCGGCCGGGCTGTTGATCGGCGGCGCGCTGGGAAATGCGCTGGACCGGGTGCTTTACGGCGCGGTGGCCGATTTTCTGAACATGTCCTGCTGCGGCATCGACAATCCCTATGCCTTCAACATCGCCGATGTCGCGATCTTCGCGGGCGCGCTGGGGCTCGTGCTTTACACCGGGAAGGACAAGACCCCGTGA
- a CDS encoding sigma-70 family RNA polymerase sigma factor — translation MTCVDRIGASRDQAAFARLFAHFAPRVKAFLMKSGADEALAEECAQEVMATVWHKAHLFDPERASVATWIFTIARNRRIDVLRKQRRPEPEDLPWGPDHAPDQSETVALQQETEQLGRALEALPEAQRVLIERAYFGELSHREIAAETGLPLGTIKSRIRLALDRLRHEMT, via the coding sequence GTGACATGTGTGGACCGGATCGGGGCGTCGCGGGACCAGGCCGCCTTTGCCCGCCTGTTCGCGCATTTCGCCCCCCGGGTGAAGGCGTTCCTGATGAAATCCGGGGCCGACGAGGCCCTTGCCGAGGAATGCGCGCAGGAGGTGATGGCGACGGTCTGGCACAAGGCGCATCTGTTCGACCCGGAACGGGCCAGCGTGGCGACATGGATCTTCACCATCGCCCGCAACCGCCGGATCGACGTGCTGCGCAAGCAGCGGCGCCCCGAGCCCGAGGATCTGCCCTGGGGGCCGGATCACGCGCCCGACCAGTCCGAGACCGTCGCGCTGCAACAGGAAACCGAACAGCTCGGACGCGCTCTCGAGGCGCTGCCCGAGGCCCAGAGGGTGCTGATCGAACGGGCCTATTTCGGCGAGCTCTCGCATCGCGAGATCGCGGCCGAGACCGGTCTGCCGCTTGGCACGATCAAGTCGAGGATCCGGCTGGCGCTGGACCGCCTGCGCCATGAAATGACATGA
- a CDS encoding NAD(P)/FAD-dependent oxidoreductase: MPIDSAGGRRRIAVIGGGISGMGAAHLLAETARVTLFEAEGRLGGHARTVLAGRHGDRPVDTGFIVFNRVNYPHMVRLFEKLGVPVAKSDMSFGASFDGGAFEYGLKNLRAVFAQPANALNPRFWGMLRDVTRFNARALDEARDPSVSLGDFLAALGTGDWFRDRYLLPLSGAIWSTPSQDILDFPAQALIRFFDNHALLSTSGQHQWYTVEGGSVEYVRRLEAALAAADVEIRKAAPVEAVRRGAEGAEIRARGGAWESFDEVVFATHSDDSLAMLADASPEERAALSAVRYQPNEAVLHADPSLMPKRRAVWSSWNYTEESGARADRIDLTYWMNSLQPIPEDDPLFVTLNSRRPVRDELIYDTATFRHPVYDRGALEAQQTVRRMNGTNRTWFCGAWMRNGFHEDGLASAVDVAEAIQRGGPEAVAA; the protein is encoded by the coding sequence ATGCCAATCGACAGCGCGGGCGGGCGGCGGCGGATCGCCGTGATCGGAGGCGGCATCTCGGGGATGGGCGCCGCACATCTTCTGGCCGAAACGGCCCGGGTGACGCTGTTCGAGGCCGAGGGGCGTCTGGGCGGCCATGCCCGCACGGTGCTGGCCGGGCGGCATGGCGACCGGCCGGTCGATACCGGCTTCATCGTCTTCAACCGGGTGAATTACCCGCATATGGTGCGGCTGTTCGAAAAGCTGGGCGTGCCGGTGGCGAAATCCGACATGAGCTTTGGCGCCTCCTTCGATGGCGGGGCCTTCGAATACGGGCTGAAAAACCTGCGCGCGGTGTTCGCCCAGCCCGCCAATGCGCTGAACCCGCGCTTCTGGGGCATGCTGCGCGATGTCACGCGTTTCAATGCCCGCGCGCTGGACGAGGCCCGCGATCCGTCGGTGTCCCTGGGCGATTTCCTGGCCGCGCTCGGCACCGGCGACTGGTTCCGCGACCGCTATCTGTTGCCGCTTTCGGGGGCGATCTGGTCGACGCCTTCGCAGGACATTCTCGATTTTCCGGCCCAGGCGCTGATCCGTTTCTTCGACAATCACGCGCTGCTCAGCACCTCGGGCCAGCATCAGTGGTATACCGTCGAGGGCGGGTCGGTCGAATATGTGCGCCGGCTCGAGGCGGCGCTGGCCGCGGCCGATGTCGAGATCCGCAAGGCCGCGCCGGTCGAGGCGGTGCGCCGGGGCGCCGAGGGCGCCGAGATCCGGGCCCGGGGCGGCGCGTGGGAAAGCTTCGACGAGGTGGTCTTCGCGACGCATTCCGATGACAGCCTGGCGATGCTGGCCGATGCCTCGCCCGAGGAACGCGCCGCGCTGTCGGCGGTGCGCTACCAGCCGAACGAGGCGGTGCTGCATGCCGATCCCTCCTTGATGCCGAAACGCCGCGCGGTCTGGTCGAGCTGGAACTACACCGAGGAGTCCGGCGCCCGGGCCGACCGCATCGACCTGACTTACTGGATGAATTCGCTGCAGCCGATCCCCGAGGACGATCCGCTTTTCGTGACGCTGAATTCGCGGCGGCCGGTCCGCGACGAGTTGATCTATGACACGGCGACGTTCCGGCATCCGGTCTATGACCGGGGCGCGCTCGAGGCGCAGCAGACGGTGCGGCGGATGAACGGGACCAACCGCACCTGGTTCTGCGGCGCCTGGATGCGGAACGGATTTCACGAGGACGGGCTGGCCAGCGCGGTGGATGTGGCCGAGGCCATCCAGCGCGGCGGACCCGAGGCGGTGGCGGCATGA
- a CDS encoding DUF3035 domain-containing protein has translation MRSARILVLGAAVTAALAGCSRGDDYQPKLMHLRGAERGPDEFSVVPNKPLQMPKDMAALPAPTPGGSNLVDPTPEADAVAALGGNIARGTPGDAGLMAQVSRFGVDPSIRQTLAQEDLDYRRKHDGRLLERWFNVTVYYNAYSRQSLDQYAELERWRARGVRNVSAPPKD, from the coding sequence ATGCGATCGGCACGGATACTGGTTCTTGGAGCGGCGGTGACGGCGGCCTTGGCGGGCTGCAGCCGTGGGGACGACTATCAGCCGAAACTGATGCACCTGCGTGGCGCCGAGCGCGGCCCGGACGAATTCTCGGTCGTTCCCAACAAGCCGCTGCAAATGCCCAAGGACATGGCGGCGCTGCCGGCGCCGACGCCGGGTGGCTCGAACCTCGTCGATCCGACGCCCGAGGCCGATGCCGTGGCCGCTTTGGGCGGCAATATCGCGCGCGGCACCCCCGGCGATGCCGGGCTTATGGCCCAGGTCAGCCGCTTCGGCGTCGATCCCTCGATCCGCCAGACGCTGGCGCAGGAGGATCTCGACTATCGCCGCAAGCATGACGGCCGGCTGCTGGAACGCTGGTTCAACGTCACCGTCTATTACAACGCCTATAGCCGCCAGTCGCTCGACCAATATGCCGAGCTGGAACGCTGGCGCGCACGCGGCGTGCGCAATGTCAGCGCCCCGCCGAAGGACTAG